The Fibrobacter sp. genome has a segment encoding these proteins:
- a CDS encoding glyoxalase/bleomycin resistance/extradiol dioxygenase family protein, with the protein MPKKALKPVPEGMNTITPYLSFKNKCLEAIDFYQKALGARLVGEIEKTPDGRVMHAMMKIGDSNIMLSDSFRPVNPGTPMIEMWLYVEDADRIFDQAAKAGCEVTMPIADMFWGDRVGQVKDPFGHIWSIASNVWELTPEEMKEKEKEWLKQSGM; encoded by the coding sequence ATGCCCAAAAAAGCGCTAAAACCGGTTCCGGAAGGAATGAACACTATCACTCCCTATCTTTCATTTAAGAACAAATGTCTGGAGGCGATTGATTTTTACCAGAAGGCTTTAGGTGCCAGGCTTGTGGGAGAGATTGAAAAGACGCCGGACGGCAGAGTGATGCATGCCATGATGAAAATCGGGGATTCAAATATCATGCTCTCCGATTCTTTTCGTCCTGTCAATCCCGGCACTCCGATGATAGAGATGTGGCTTTATGTAGAGGATGCGGATCGCATTTTCGACCAGGCAGCCAAGGCGGGATGCGAGGTAACGATGCCTATTGCAGATATGTTCTGGGGTGACAGAGTTGGCCAGGTGAAGGATCCATTTGGCCATATATGGTCAATTGCTTCCAATGTATGGGAATTGACACCTGAGGAGATGAAGGAAAAAGAGAAAGAGTGGCTTAAACAATCTGGAATGTAA
- a CDS encoding sulfite exporter TauE/SafE family protein produces MIGAGGGFLLVPVLLLMYPGVSPDNITAISLAVIFFNALSGTFAYSRMGRIDYRSGLLFALVTVPGAILGVLSTDKISRQSFNAIFGSLMLMLSLYLIFHKPVIKKKEKKKIKAHTTRRITEKNGATHVYSFDMKIGMWISLITGYLSSLLGIGGGIIHVPSLVRLLNFPVHIATATSHLTLLIMAFTGTLVHIVTGSFSRSALFQIVFLVSGVLPGAQVGAVLSSRLHGQWILRVLAVALAFTGIRIVFMAF; encoded by the coding sequence ATGATAGGAGCTGGTGGCGGTTTTTTACTTGTCCCGGTGCTTCTTCTTATGTATCCGGGAGTGAGTCCAGACAATATTACAGCTATCTCTCTGGCTGTTATTTTTTTTAATGCACTTTCCGGAACTTTTGCCTATAGCCGCATGGGACGAATCGATTACAGATCCGGGCTGCTTTTTGCTTTGGTCACGGTACCGGGTGCAATCCTGGGAGTATTAAGCACAGACAAAATATCCCGCCAGTCCTTTAATGCAATCTTCGGAAGTCTGATGCTTATGCTGTCGTTGTATCTCATTTTTCACAAACCTGTCATTAAAAAAAAAGAGAAGAAGAAAATTAAAGCACACACAACAAGGAGAATAACAGAGAAAAACGGTGCCACACACGTCTATTCATTTGATATGAAAATCGGGATGTGGATCAGCCTTATCACAGGTTATCTATCGAGTCTGCTTGGTATTGGAGGAGGTATAATCCATGTACCATCCCTCGTTCGATTACTGAATTTTCCTGTTCATATTGCTACAGCCACATCACATCTAACGCTCCTTATCATGGCCTTTACCGGTACACTGGTCCATATTGTTACCGGTTCTTTTTCCAGGTCCGCACTTTTCCAGATAGTTTTCCTCGTCTCAGGAGTACTTCCTGGAGCACAGGTTGGAGCAGTACTCTCATCAAGACTCCACGGACAATGGATTTTACGTGTTCTTGCCGTGGCTCTCGCCTTTACAGGTATCAGGATTGTATTTATGGCTTTCTGA
- a CDS encoding SprT family zinc-dependent metalloprotease, which yields MIRNPDSQFSKLIDSRNIKGLTVFLSPRLKKSWHVKISRSNGHRTLTLPSYLESAPDEIKAALIEWALLPLTERRRQSPVFRRNKVELERRIQSYIKDLDIPHLRMTRVDPVKLEKRTMGCNYDLRLVFDDLNRRYFGGSLSAVLRWGSKCSLTSYQSTRIAADGTRFNLITIAGVYNHPEVPQFAIEAVMYHEMLHIVIPPYFKNGRHVIHGHEFKQHERDFEHYELWREWEKTSLRALARKMKSCSSKRR from the coding sequence ATGATTAGAAATCCCGATTCCCAGTTCAGCAAGCTAATCGATTCCAGAAATATAAAAGGTCTTACAGTTTTTCTCAGTCCCCGCTTAAAGAAGAGCTGGCATGTGAAAATAAGCCGTTCCAATGGACATCGCACCCTGACTCTTCCATCTTATCTGGAAAGCGCTCCGGATGAAATCAAAGCTGCTCTTATTGAGTGGGCACTTCTTCCTTTAACTGAAAGAAGAAGGCAATCCCCCGTATTCAGAAGAAACAAAGTCGAATTGGAAAGGCGCATACAGTCCTATATAAAAGACCTGGATATTCCACATCTTAGGATGACAAGGGTAGACCCGGTGAAGCTTGAAAAAAGGACAATGGGCTGCAATTACGATCTGCGTCTGGTTTTTGATGACTTGAACAGGCGTTACTTTGGCGGCTCACTGAGCGCCGTACTTCGATGGGGATCAAAATGCTCACTGACATCATACCAGAGCACAAGAATTGCTGCAGACGGTACCCGTTTCAACCTCATCACAATAGCCGGCGTCTACAATCATCCTGAAGTCCCACAGTTTGCGATAGAAGCAGTGATGTACCATGAGATGCTTCACATAGTCATTCCACCATATTTCAAAAACGGCAGGCATGTAATTCACGGTCACGAATTTAAACAACATGAGCGCGACTTTGAGCACTATGAACTGTGGAGGGAATGGGAAAAGACATCACTGCGAGCCCTGGCCAGAAAGATGAAATCCTGCAGTAGCAAGAGAAGATGA